TTTTAACGAAAGCGGCCTGCGTATATATATCGGGGAATTCGGGGCTTACGCAATAACCTTCATGATAATATTCGAAATACAAGAACATAGTATCGTTTTGAATTATTTTGTGTTGAACGACAATATCCAAAAGTAATAATGAAGGAACTTCCATATTTTCTATATACCCGTATTCATCTAAAGATTGACAACCCCTATTATATACAGGTTGAACAACATACATTCCGTTTGTAGTACGTTTTTGTTTTCGTTCACAATAAATAAGCTTTCTATACGCTTCCAATTTAAACTGACATTCAATATCTTTAGACACCAAGTTTGTGCTTTTCCGACAACTTAAAAACAACATAATGCTTAACAACGCTAATATAATTTTCATTACCTATTAAATTTATTGAGTGGAACAGAGAATGATTTTGCCTCGCTATTTCCATAAAAATATATTTCCAAGCCTCCTTCTTTGTTACGTCCGGTTACTATTCTATAATAATTTCTAGGTTTGAGATTTCAAGATATCTTGAGTAGATGGGCCAAATTCAGCAGGTCCCGTCCCATACGTCCCATCATCCTTATAATAAAATAGTTGATTTCTATTATTATATGGATGACTATGGATATCAGAAACAATAGTACCAAATAAAACCTCAGAATTTTTAGGGGATTCAGACGCACCATGCGAACCTATATTGTCGTTATAGCTACTCCCAACATAAACGTTCTTTCCGTCAATTGTATATAAATTGTTTTTGCTTTCAACTTTGGCGGGCTGACCTATTTTACCGTTACTGTCAGCTTCAAAGAAGTTGCCTGTTTGATCACGTCTGGCATCGGACCGCAAAGCGAAACTTTTTATGCCTTCCACCATATAGCTTACACCCATGTTTCTCATATCGCTTGCCCCCTCCTTACTGTAAGAAGCATCCCTTTGCCCGCCAGTCAGGGAATGAATCCTGTCAATATTTTCGCTGCCGACCGTCGTAACAGCGTCTGGTAAATCATCATAAGAATAATGAATAAGTTTGCCGTCTTGATCATAATAAGCGGTGTTACGCCCATCAGGATCAACAAAAATCATAGGATTATTAGCAACATAAGCATAAGGACATATATTCACATACTTCTCTGCCAATGGATCCACCTGCCCCCACCTGTTGATTTGCGGGTTATACCACCTTGCGCCGTAGTCCATCCAATGCAATCCGAAATCTTCGTTCAGTTCTTTGCCGTTGTATTGATAGTTGTTAGCCTCTACCCCAACAGATGCCTCAAAATTAGGAGAAAGTTTTGGAATGGGCAAGCCTTGTTACCCCTAAATCCCCTGCAGGGGACTTTTTGCTTGCTTTGTAGCAACTTGTTGGGTTATATTGAGCGGTTCTCCGGTTGGTTAAGTTTTATTTTTTGGTATTGGTGGCGTTATAGTAGTCTATGATGTCTAAAGAGGCTTGGGTAGGGGTGGTGCGGATGTGAATTATATAATAGTTCTATGTTGGAAAAAGTAAAAGCCATTGAAGCCCTTAGCGTTGAAGAAAAGAAAACCGTGTTTTCTATTGTAGATGCCTTTGCTGGTAAGAAAAAATTAAAGGATGCCCTTAGTAGCGTTCTCTCTGATGTAAAATAACAAAGCCCCGTGAGGGGCTTTGATTTATAAACTTTGTTGTTCTCGGCTTTGCTCTAAAGCTTCCAAAATATATTCTCCTGGAAAGCCTTTTGATTTCAACCATTCCAATTTGGACTTATTCTGTGATAAAATTTGTTCGGCTAAATGTGAAGCTAATTTTTCTCCAAGACTGAACCGATAAGCCCACTCATACAAAACATTATCTTTTTCTATTTCGTGTGCCATTTTTTGCATTTGAAAAGCTTGCTTTTCTTCTGTTGGCTTAAAATCGTCATCCACTCCAAAGTACCATTCAGCTATGTAAAGAATTTTACCTATAAAAAATGAATACTCTGGATTGTTTGAAAATTTCAAGTATGAAATATCAAAATAAGACTTTAATAAACTCGCTAAAAAATCGTGTTCTAATTCTGGGTAATCTTCTTCAACTAAAATATTATGAAGCAAGTAGATTGCTCTTATATACGCTTCAACATCATCAGGATTGTCTTTAATCACTTTCTGGATAAGCTCAACAGCCAATTTATAATCCTTACGATGTTCCAACTCAATTAAATGTTCTTTCCAATTCATAATCTATTGTTTTAAGGAATGAACATTGTTCCAAGTCTTGGTACGCCATTAATAACATTGCCCCGCAGGAAGATTGTTTGTCCACCAACATTTACTGGAAGATTATTAAAAACACCACTTGCAGGTAGTTTGCCATTCGCTGCATTTAAAACAGCTCTAACAGTATTTTCTTGACCGCCAAATTTTGATACTAATCCACCAAGATTATGTTTTGGAGCAAATAAGTGAGCTATTTTGTTGGGATCTTTCATTACAAGACCAACTGCATCATCAATTGTGCTTGTAGAAAATTGACTAATTAGTTTCGTACTCGTCTTAGTGGCTTCATCCGCAAAGCTACCACCAATTTTGAAAAGTTTTGACCCGCTGAACAATTTCCCTATTGGGATAGGAATAGCGAATCCTTCAAAAAAGTAGTTTTGATTTATAGCCCCGCTTGACCCGGTAAAGGGTTGCCATGTATTTGAATTCGGAATAATTTCCGTTGCGGTTACTACTTCCCCGCTTTCCGACCATCTGTAAGTCGAGGTATTTATGTTTAGCGTTTCCCTAGAACCATCCTCTCCCGTCTGCATTATC
This is a stretch of genomic DNA from Sphingobacteriales bacterium. It encodes these proteins:
- a CDS encoding RHS repeat-associated core domain-containing protein; protein product: MPIPKLSPNFEASVGVEANNYQYNGKELNEDFGLHWMDYGARWYNPQINRWGQVDPLAEKYVNICPYAYVANNPMIFVDPDGRNTAYYDQDGKLIHYSYDDLPDAVTTVGSENIDRIHSLTGGQRDASYSKEGASDMRNMGVSYMVEGIKSFALRSDARRDQTGNFFEADSNGKIGQPAKVESKNNLYTIDGKNVYVGSSYNDNIGSHGASESPKNSEVLFGTIVSDIHSHPYNNRNQLFYYKDDGTYGTGPAEFGPSTQDILKSQT